A window of Cucurbita pepo subsp. pepo cultivar mu-cu-16 unplaced genomic scaffold, ASM280686v2 Cp4.1_scaffold000498, whole genome shotgun sequence contains these coding sequences:
- the LOC111785464 gene encoding AAA-ATPase At3g28580-like: MAMTMGELWTQVGSLMATVLFVLTIIQKYFPVPLRGHIDRYAHKLTGFLYPYITITFPEYTGERLRRSEAFTAIQNYLASRSTIRATRMRAEAVKNSKSLILSMDDNEEVIDEYEGVKIWWTSTKVMLTNKSFSRYPSNDEKRSYQLTFHRQHREIILETFIHHIMEEGKSVEKKNRQRKLYMNSSKNEWWHKSNWRHVPFEHPAKFRTLAMDPETKQGIINDLIKFKNGKEYYEKVGKAWKRGYLLYGPPGTGKSTMIAAIANFMEYDVYDLELTSVKDNSELKKLLIEISNKSIIVIEDIDCSLDLTGQRKKKKTEDEEDKEMKDPVKQAVKEEEKQSKVTLSGLLNFIDGIWSACGGERLIIFTTNHKEKLDEALIRRGRMDKHIEMSYCSFAAFKVLSMNYLDVEWHESYHRIDQLLKETEMTPADVAENLMPKYEGEETDECFKRMVNALERAKEEAKKKAEEEAEAAKKAEKEKREKEAEAAKMAEKEKEEKEAAAKKDEESSIYTAENNGIKCNGVATKEAKENGHMENNQNS, from the coding sequence ATGGCGATGACCATGGGGGAGCTGTGGACTCAAGTCGGGTCTTTAATGGCCACCGTCCTGTTTGTTTTAACTATCATTCAGAAATATTTCCCCGTCCCACTCCGTGGCCATATCGACAGATATGCCCACAAACTTACTGGTTTTCTCTACCCTTACATCACTATCACCTTCCCTGAGTACACCGGCGAGCGTCTCCGCCGAAGTGAAGCCTTTACCGCCATTCAAAACTACCTTGCTTCCCGAAGCACCATCCGGGCCACGCGTATGAGAGCGGAGGCGGTCAAAAACAGCAAATCTCTGATACTCAGTATGGATGATAACGAAGAAGTTATCGACGAATATGAAGGCGTTAAAATCTGGTGGACTTCCACTAAAGTTATGCTCACCAATAAAAGCTTTTCTCGTTACCCTTCAAACGATGAGAAACGATCCTACCAGCTCACTTTCCACCGCCAGCACAGGGAGATCATTCTTGAAACTTTTATACACCACATCATGGAAGAAGGCAAGtcggtggagaagaagaatcgGCAACGGAAGCTTTATATGAACAGTTCCAAGAACGAATGGTGGCATAAAAGCAACTGGAGGCACGTTCCTTTTGAGCATCCTGCAAAGTTTCGAACTCTGGCAATGGATCCTGAGACGAAGCAAGGGATTATAAACGATCTAATCAAGTTTAAGAACGGAAAAGAGTATTACGAGAAGGTGGGTAAGGCTTGGAAACGTGGCTATCTTCTCTACGGTCCGCCGGGTACTGGAAAGTCCACCATGATCGCTGCCATTGCCAATTTCATGGAGTATGATGTCTATGATCTCGAGCTCACGTCCGTTAAGGATAATAGTGAGTTGAAAAAGCTATTGATTGAGATATCGAACAAATCAATAATTGTGATTGAGGACATTGATTGCTCTCTTGATCTTACTGGGCaacggaagaagaagaaaacagaggatgAGGAAGATAAAGAGATGAAAGACCCTGTTAAGCAGGCGGTAaaagaggaggagaaacaGAGCAAGGTGACACTCTCTGGATTGTTGAACTTCATAGATGGAATTTGGTCGGCATGCGGTGGGGAGAGGTTGATCATCTTCACGACCAATCACAAGGAAAAGCTTGATGAAGCTCTGATTAGAAGAGGAAGAATGGACAAACACATAGAGATGTCATACTGTAGTTTCGCGGCTTTCAAAGTTCTATCAATGAACTACTTGGACGTTGAATGGCATGAATCGTACCACAGAATTGACCAATTGTTAAAGGAAACCGAGATGACTCCGGCAGATGTTGCTGAGAATTTGATGCCCAAATATGAGGGTGAAGAAACGGATGAGTGCTTCAAGAGAATGGTTAATGCTCTTGAGCGTGCGAAAGAGGAAGCTAAGAAGAAGGCTGAGGAGGAAGCGGAAGCAGCAAAAAAGgcagaaaaagagaagagagagaaggaagcgGAAGCAGCAAAAATGGcagaaaaagagaaggaagagaaggaagCGGCGGCGAAAAAGGACGAAGAATCATCAATCTACACCGCCGAAAATAATGGAATTAAATGCAACGGAGTTGCAACcaaagaagcaaaagaaaatggtcACATGGAGAACAATCAGAACAGTTGA
- the LOC111785460 gene encoding AAA-ATPase ASD, mitochondrial-like, whose amino-acid sequence MAMKMGELWTQVGSLMATLMFVWAIIQQYFPYQFRGHVQRYAHKLTGFLYPYITITFPEYTGERLRRSEAFSAIQNYLASRSSIRANRMRAEAVKDSKSLILSMDDNEEVIDEFEGVQIWWTSSKTTSKNPSVSYYPSNDERRFYKLTFHRRHRDAILGSFINHIMEQGKAVEQMNRQRKLYMNNAKNDWGHKSNWRHVPFEHPANFKTLAMDPKKKQEIINDLIKFKNGKEYYEKVGKAWKRGYLLYGPPGTGKSTMIAAMANFMEYDVYDLELTSVKDNSELKKLLIEISNKAMIVIEDIDCSLDLTGQRKKKKKTEDEEETEEKKDPVKKAEKEEEKQSKVTLSGLLNFIDGIWSACGGERLIIFTTNHKEKLDEALIRRGRMDKHIEMPFCGFEAFKSLSRNYLDVEWHDSYHKIGELLEEAEMSPADVAENLMPKYEGETTDDCFKRLVEALEDAKEEAEKKKKKAEEEAEAAKMAEKEKEKEKEKKIKDNEMKSNGIGGTEAKENGETKKDEKN is encoded by the coding sequence ATGGCGATGAAGATGGGGGAGCTCTGGACTCAAGTCGGCTCTTTAATGGCCACCCTCATGTTTGTTTGGGCAATTATTCAGCAATATTTCCCTTACCAATTCCGTGGCCATGTCCAGAGATATGCCCACAAACTCACCGGTTTTCTTTACCCTTACATCACTATCACCTTCCCTGAGTACACCGGCGAGCGTCTCCGCCGTAGTGAAGCCTTTTCCGCCATCCAGAACTACCTCGCTTCCCGAAGCTCCATCCGGGCCAACCGTATGAGAGCAGAGGCGGTCAAAGATAGCAAATCTCTGATACTCAGTATGGATGATAATGAAGAAGTTATTGACGAATTTGAAGGCGTCCAAATCTGGTGGACTTCCAGCAAAACTACGTCCAAGAATCCCTCTGTTTCTTATTACCCTTCAAACGATGAGAGACGATTCTACAAGCTCACTTTCCACCGCCGCCACAGAGACGCCATTCTTGGGTCTTTTATTAACCACATCATGGAACAGGGCAAGGCGGTGGAGCAGATGAATCGGCAGCGGAAGCTTTATATGAACAACGCCAAGAACGATTGGGGGCATAAAAGCAATTGGAGGCATGTTCCTTTTGAGCATCCTGCTAATTTTAAGACTCTGGCTATGGATCCCAAGAAGAAGCAAGAGATTATCAACGATTTAATCAAGTTTAAGAATGGAAAAGAGTATTATGAGAAGGTGGGTAAGGCTTGGAAACGTGGGTATCTTCTGTATGGTCCGCCGGGGACTGGGAAGTCCACCATGATCGCCGCCATGGCCAATTTCATGGAGTATGATGTGTATGATCTGGAGCTGACATCTGTTAAGGATAATAGTGAGCTGAAAAAGCTATTGATTGAGATATCGAATAAAGCAATGATTGTGATTGAGGACATTGATTGCTCTCTTGATCTTACCGGCCaacggaagaagaagaagaaaacagaggatgaggaagaaacagaggagaagaaagaccCTGTTAAGAAGGcggaaaaagaagaggaaaaacaaAGCAAGGTGACACTTTCTGGGTTGTTGAATTTCATCGACGGGATTTGGTCGGCGTGCGGCGGGGAACGGCTGATAATCTTCACGACCAATCACAAGGAGAAGCTTGATGAAGCTTTGATTAGAAGGGGAAGAATGGACAAACACATAGAGATGCCATTCTGTGGGTTCGAAGCTTTCAAATCTCTTTCGAGGAATTACTTGGATGTTGAGTGGCATGATTCGTACCACAAAATTGGGGAATTGTTAGAGGAAGCCGAGATGAGTCCGGCGGATGTGGCTGAGAATTTGATGCCGAAGTATGAGGGTGAAACAACGGATGATTGTTTCAAGAGATTAGTTGAAGCTCTTGAGGATGCGAAAGAGGAAgctgagaagaagaagaagaaagcagagGAAGAAGCTGAAGCCGCAAAAATGGCggaaaaagagaaggagaaggagaaggagaagaagatcaaagataatgaaatgaaaagcaaTGGAATTGGAGGTAcagaagcaaaagaaaatggtgagaCAAAGAAAGATGAGAAGAATTGA
- the LOC111785459 gene encoding beta-glucuronosyltransferase GlcAT14B-like, which produces MKKLRSYYMHFRHPPNMERRWIFLLAIGSMVSLFLLFLSLMTSPGGTSLFPFYKSLAVSSSFFVESKLHPVPVSSLPPPPRFAYLISGSIGEGNMLKRTLEALYHPINRYVLHLDLESPPEERLDLQNYVQNHSIFNKFGNVKVITKANLVTYRGPTMVATTLHAAAILLREGGDWDWFINLSASDYPLVTQDDLLHTFSYLSRDLNFIDHTSNIGWKESQRAKPVIIDPGLYMSKKADVFWITQRRSVPTAFKLFTGSAWMALSRPFIDYCIWGWENLPRIVLMYYANFISSPEGYFHTVVCNAQQFQNTTVNSDLHFISWDNPPKQHPHHLNINDMQRMVDSNAPFARKIEGEDPVLDEIDKKLLHKRPNMVVSGGWCIGSHKNGTDPCSITGNTNVLKPGPGAKRLETLISSLLSEENFRPRQCK; this is translated from the exons atgaagaaattgaggaGTTATTATATGCATTTCAGACACCCACCGAACATGGAGCGGCGATGGATCTTCCTCTTGGCAATAGGCTCCATGGTATCTCTGTTCCTTCTGTTTCTTTCATTGATGACCTCGCCGGGAGGAACCTCTCTGTTTCCGTTTTACAAATCGCTGGCTGTTTCTAGTTCGTTCTTTGTTGAATCGAAGCTTCATCCGGTTCCAGTTTCATCGCTCCCTCCGCCGCCGCGATTCGCGTACCTAATTTCGGGTTCAATCGGAGAGGGCAACATGTTGAAACGGACGCTTGAAGCTTTGTATCATCCGATTAATCGGTATGTTTTGCATTTGGACCTCGAATCGCCGCCGGAGGAGCGGCTGGATCTGCAAAATTATGTCCAGAATCATTccatttttaacaaatttggGAATGTTAAGGTCATCACTAAGGCTAATCTTGTTACCTATCGAGGTCCGACTATGGTGGCCACTACATTGCACGCCGCCGCGATTTTGCTCCGAGAAGGTGGCGATTGGGATTGGTTTATTAACCTCAGTGCTTCAGATTATCCTCTTGTTACACAAGATG ATCTACTGCATACTTTTTCTTACTTGTCTCGTGATCTCAATTTCATAGATCATACAAGCAACATTGGATGGAAAGA GAGTCAGAGGGCTAAACCAGTGATTATTGATCCAGGGTTGTATATGTCGAAGAAGGCTGATGTGTTTTGGATTACACAGCGGAGAAGTGTGCCAACAGCCTTTAAACTCTTTACTG GTTCGGCTTGGATGGCGCTTTCTCGGCCCTTTATCGACTACTGCATATGGGGTTGGGAAAACCTACCTCGGATCGTCCTAATGTATTATGCAAACTTCATATCTTCTCCAGAAGGGTACTTCCACACCGTCGTCTGCAACGCTCAACAGTTCCAAAACACTACAGTGAACAGCGACCTCCATTTCATATCATGGGACAATCCTCCCAAACAACATCCTCACCATCTCAATATCAATGACATGCAAAGAATGGTAGATAGCAATGCTCCATTTGCTAGAAAGATCGAAGGAGAAGATCCCGTTCTCGATGAAATCGACAAGAAACTTCTACACAAACGCCCCAACATGGTAGTTTCCGGTGGTTGGTGCATTGGAAGCCACAAAAATGGGACCGATCCATGCTCAATCACCGGCAATACTAATGTATTGAAACCAGGTCCTGGAGCAAAACGACTTGAAACTCTGATCAGCTCTCTATTATCCGAAGAGAACTTTCGACCTCGACAATGCAAATAA